The genomic region CCGTGCTGGCGACCGAGCTCGAGGTGGGCAACGACGGGCGGCTCACCGGCAGGCTGGCAGGGCCCAACTGCCGGGGCGCCGAGAAGGCCAAACGCCTGCGGGCCTGGCTCGCCGGCTCGGGCCACGAGCCGTCGGCCCAGCTGTGGGCCTATGGGGACAGCCGTGGCGATGCTGAGATGCTGGCGCTCGCCGACGTGGCTATCTGGGTGGGCTGGCGCCGCCGGTTCCCTCGCCATCCGGCCCAAGGCGGCCATTAGCGCTGCCCGCCTATCCTGCCAGGCGGCTGTCCATGACCAGCCGGAGCTGGCGCTCGTATCGGTCGAGCACGTCGTCCCACCGGTAACGCTCCTCGACGTAGCGCCGCCCCGCCTCACCCAGCGCCTGAGCGAGGGCCCGGTCGGAGACGATGGCGTCGACAGCCACCTCGAACTCGGCGAAGCCCCCGTACGGGATGGCGCCCCCGCTGCGCCGGGCTTGGCCGGCGAGCACGGCGCAGCGGCCTTGCACCAACGCGGCCTTGCGTTCGGCCCATGCCTCGGTGAGCACCATCGAGAAGCTCTCGAAATAGGACGGCACGACGGCAGCCAGGGCGCCGGTAAGCGCCCCGCGACGGGTGGCCTCGTCCACGAAGCCGGTGCGTACTACGTCGGGGTGCGCGGGCAACTCGCTGACCTGCTCGCCCAGGACCACCAGGGCGAGGTCGCTGCGGTTGCGGCGCTTGTAGGCGAGGAAGTACTCGTACAGCTCCTGGGAGCCCTTGTGGGGGTCGACCCGCCCCACGAAGAGCAGGTATGGGCGCTCTCCCACCCCAAAGGCGGCCCGAAAGGCCTTGTCGTCCCCAGGCCGGTCGACCTCAACACCCACGCCGGTGACGCAGCTCGGACCGCTCCAGTGGAAGCGACGCTCGACCAGGTCCTGCTCCTCTTCGGTGAGAAAGCCCAGCGCGTCGGGGACCCGAAAGATGATGTCGAACAGGTTCAGGGACAGCGGCGGCTCGTCGTGGGCGGTGGGATGGAGCAACGTGGGACGGAGGTGGGCGGCGACGGGGAGACCCACGAAGGTTGTCTCGTACAGATAGGTGAAGAAGACCACCACGTCGTAGTCGCGGGCGTGCTCCTCCAGCCAGGGCGCCAACCCCGTCACCTCGGGTCCCTGCAGCCGCATCCACTCCCGCTGCAGATAGAACGGCACGGGCTTGCGACCGGTCACCACCCGCTGGTGGAGGGGCGCGAAGAGTCTCGTCTCACGCGGCCGGCGGACCGGTAGACGGTGGAGGACCACACCGTCGAGCTCATCGGTGCCGGAGGGGTAGGAGTTGGCCCAGTCCACGTAGCTGGCGGCGCAGCTAGTGAGCACCTGGACCTCGTGGCCGCGACGAGCGAGACGGGTGGCGAACTCGCGACAACACTGCTCGGCGCCGCCCGCTACCTCGGCGCCGTAGCGCTGCACCACGAACAGCGGGCGCATCACGCGCCGACCGACCGGAGGTGACCGAGGAGGATCGTGCGGCCGACGGTCGGATCCAGCTCGCGGATGCGACGCCGGCCCCTGCGCACCAGCTCGGCCCGCACGCTCTCCTCACGGGCCAGCACGGCCATGGCCTCGGCGGCGACCAGCGGGCTGTCCTCGGGCTCCAGAAGCAGCCCGGCACCGGCCGTCGTCTCGGGAATGGCGCCGTAGGCGCGCGCCAGCACGGGTACGTCGAAGGACATGGCTTCGATGAGTGGCGCACAGAAGCCTTCGTGCTCGCTCGCGGTCACGAAGACGTCGGCGGCCCGATAACACGCGGCGAGGGACTCGTCGCTCACCCGGCCGATCATGTGGGCCCCGTTCAGGTTGAGCTCGGCGATGTAGGCGTCGAGCGCCTGACGGTACGACCGCAGCCGGTCCATCCCGATCAGCACGAGGTGGGCCCCAGGCTCGAGGTAGGTCACCAGCACGTGGTAGGCGGACAGGAGCCAATCAGGACGCTTGTGGGGCAGGATCTGCCCGACGAAAAGGAACACCGGCCCGTCGAGGCACGACAGGTAGTCGGCCATGGTCTTGTCGGGACGAACCGATCGGAGGGCTACGGTGTCCACGACGAGCGGGCTGATGACCACGTTGCGGAAACCCAGTGATCGCAGCTCGCCAGCGTTGAACTCAGAGACCGCCACCGCCAGCTCCGCTCGGGAGGCGAGCGCCGCCAGCTCGTCCCGCCCGGTGTCGAGCAGCGCGGCGAACGTCGAATCGTAGGGCGCCCAGTGCTTGGAGGGCGAGATGTTGTGGTAGATGAGCGCGAGGGGCTCGGGGCGTTGATGGAGGAAGCTGAAGACCGACGGCTCCCCGATCGACGCGTGGTACACGATGAGATCGGCGCCCTTGCTGCTTGTGTGACGCGAGTAGCGATCGATGGGATGGACCCGCCCGGCGAGGAGCGGATCGACGTGCCGGGCGAAGATCTCTGACGGGCCCAGGCAGCGCAGCTCGTCCTGGAGGTCGAGCGCGGCGTTGGTGATGGCGTCAGCCGCCGATGCCGCCACGAGGACCTGGTGGACCTCCATCACCGCGTGGCGATGAGGGCGTAGTCCTGGGGTGCGAACAACAGGTGGTTGAGCCGGCGGACGTTGGCAGCGCGTACGCCGTCATCGTCTGCTGGAGTCTCCAGCACGTCGTCATGGGGCGGCGGCGCGCGCCAGAGGAGCTCGATGCTCTCGAACCCGGCCTCGCGGAAGAGGAACTCCAGATAGGCCGGGTGGACGGGGCGCTCGTGGGTCGGATCGACGTAGAAGGGGTGGGCGAAGACGTACAACGACTGCGGGTTCACCGTCTCGATCAGCAGCTTGCCCCCTGGGCGAAGCTTGTCGCGGGCCAGCAGTGCCAGGTCTGCGGCCTCCTGGGCCGTGAGGTGCTCGATCACCTGGATGAGGACGATGGATCCGAGGGCGCCGTCGACGAGCGTGGCCAGGTGGGCCAGCCCGTCGCCCTGTTCGACGGCGAGCCCTCGGCCCCGACCCTCTTCGGCCAGCTCAGGATCGATCTCGATGCCCGAGGCCTCGATGCCGAGCTCCTTGAGCAGGGTGAGAAACTCGCCCCTCCCGCACCCGAGGTCGAAGACCGGCGCCGACTGCCCCAGTCGCTCGGCCAGGTCCCGATACCGTTCGGCCAGCTCGTCCCAGCTCCCCCGGAACTCCTCGGCGAAGCGGGACTCCTTGAACCAGGGCCGGAACTGGCGGCGGGCCTCGCGGGCCTCGAGGGCCTCGATCCGGCGGTGGAGGTCGGCCATGCCGGCGGCGGACTCGACCGGTGCCCGCTCGTAGCTGGCCCACCGCTCGACCAGGACGTCGACCATGCCGACCAGGTCGGGGTGGGAGTGGTCGTGGTCGTCAGTGGCCGTGTCGGCGAGCTCGTCGAGGACGTCCCGAAGGGCGTCGGCGAACTGCTGCACCTGGTCGAGGACGCCCTGGGTCTGGCGGCCGGTGACCTTGCCCACCCCCCGGTGGATGGCGCTGCCACCAGGGAGCTTGGACCATGTTTGGATACGGTCGGGGCTGAACGACGAGAAAGCGGCGAGCCGGTCCAGCTTGGCCCGGAACTGCGAGCGGTCGGAGCTGGCCCTGGTCCCGACGATCCGCTGGAAATGCGCCTCCAGGTTGACCTCCAGCCCGGAGGGATAGTCTCCCGCCTCCCGGCGGTCTCGGACCCGGCTCCGCAGGGTCTCGAGCAGCTCGTCGAGATCGGTGGGCAGGGGCGGGCGCTGCTGCTCGTCCACGGCGGCGACATCGTATCCGAGGCCGGTCGTCACAACGGAACCGGGCCCCAGACGCCGGCGGTTCAATTCCGCACGGCCTCCTCGACGACGGCGGCGAGGCGGGCCCGGCTGCGCTCCAGGCTGAGCTCGTCCAGCCTGGCCCGTCCAGCCTCGAGCAGCGAGGCGTGCAGGGCCGCCTCGTCGAGGACCCGGTGCAGGGCCGCGGCGACGAGGGCGGGGCCCTTCGCTGGCAGGACCACGCCAGCCGCGCCCACCGTCTCGGGGACCGCGGCGGCGCCGAATGCCACGATCGGGAGTTGGTGGTACATGGCCTCCAGCAGCGGCACGCAGAATCCTTCGTGGTCGGAGCAGCACACGAACACGTCGGCGGAGCGATAGTAGGCAGCGAGCTCGCCGTCGGA from Acidimicrobiales bacterium harbors:
- a CDS encoding glycosyltransferase family 4 protein; this translates as MRPLFVVQRYGAEVAGGAEQCCREFATRLARRGHEVQVLTSCAASYVDWANSYPSGTDELDGVVLHRLPVRRPRETRLFAPLHQRVVTGRKPVPFYLQREWMRLQGPEVTGLAPWLEEHARDYDVVVFFTYLYETTFVGLPVAAHLRPTLLHPTAHDEPPLSLNLFDIIFRVPDALGFLTEEEQDLVERRFHWSGPSCVTGVGVEVDRPGDDKAFRAAFGVGERPYLLFVGRVDPHKGSQELYEYFLAYKRRNRSDLALVVLGEQVSELPAHPDVVRTGFVDEATRRGALTGALAAVVPSYFESFSMVLTEAWAERKAALVQGRCAVLAGQARRSGGAIPYGGFAEFEVAVDAIVSDRALAQALGEAGRRYVEERYRWDDVLDRYERQLRLVMDSRLAG
- a CDS encoding glycosyltransferase — its product is MEVHQVLVAASAADAITNAALDLQDELRCLGPSEIFARHVDPLLAGRVHPIDRYSRHTSSKGADLIVYHASIGEPSVFSFLHQRPEPLALIYHNISPSKHWAPYDSTFAALLDTGRDELAALASRAELAVAVSEFNAGELRSLGFRNVVISPLVVDTVALRSVRPDKTMADYLSCLDGPVFLFVGQILPHKRPDWLLSAYHVLVTYLEPGAHLVLIGMDRLRSYRQALDAYIAELNLNGAHMIGRVSDESLAACYRAADVFVTASEHEGFCAPLIEAMSFDVPVLARAYGAIPETTAGAGLLLEPEDSPLVAAEAMAVLAREESVRAELVRRGRRRIRELDPTVGRTILLGHLRSVGA
- a CDS encoding methyltransferase domain-containing protein, which codes for MDEQQRPPLPTDLDELLETLRSRVRDRREAGDYPSGLEVNLEAHFQRIVGTRASSDRSQFRAKLDRLAAFSSFSPDRIQTWSKLPGGSAIHRGVGKVTGRQTQGVLDQVQQFADALRDVLDELADTATDDHDHSHPDLVGMVDVLVERWASYERAPVESAAGMADLHRRIEALEAREARRQFRPWFKESRFAEEFRGSWDELAERYRDLAERLGQSAPVFDLGCGRGEFLTLLKELGIEASGIEIDPELAEEGRGRGLAVEQGDGLAHLATLVDGALGSIVLIQVIEHLTAQEAADLALLARDKLRPGGKLLIETVNPQSLYVFAHPFYVDPTHERPVHPAYLEFLFREAGFESIELLWRAPPPHDDVLETPADDDGVRAANVRRLNHLLFAPQDYALIATR